The sequence below is a genomic window from Sulfolobales archaeon.
ACTTGCCGCTAGAGGTGTGAAGGTGATTGTGGGTGGTCTTATTAGTGGCGCTACTAAGGCTATAGCTTCATATGCTGAGGCTAATAAGATAGTTGTTATCACAGGATCTTCAACAGCTGCAAGAAAAGATGTGGCACCACCAGCGGGATTCGTATTCAGAGTTCTTCCCTCGGTAGAAGCTGAGGGTGTTGCCACGGCTAATCTCATACTGAGTCTTGGTATTAGAAATGTCATGATTATATCACCTGAGGAATCTTACTCGCTATCTTTTAGAGACGCTTTTGTAAATGCTTCAAGATCTATGGGTTTGAACGTGGTAGCTGATCTTACGTTTCCTACAGATACTAAGGATTTCAACCCACTAATAGATAGTATGGAGAGAGCAGCCGCACCTTATCTAGATAGAAAAGAGATGATCGCTGTAGTAGCTAATACATGGGAGGATCATGCTACAGTTCTACTTACACAAGCTAATGCTAGAAACAGTCCTCTTCTTAAACTCCTATGGTTTGCATCAGACACGCTACCACTAAGTACCGTAGTGATAGAACAGGTAGGACCTATAGCAGAGAGAGTAAAGCTGATCGGAGGTTTATTCACAGGAGCAGCTTCGAAAACAGCAGATCATGTTAGGAGCTACATGCTATCAACATTAGGTCAGGAGCCTACTGTATATGCTTATGCAACATATGACGCCGCATGGATCGCAGCTCTAGCAGTGCTTCTCGCAGGCAGATACGATGGTGATGCTATAAGAACCGCCGTTCCTCTAGCTGCTAAGATCTACTGGGGTGCTACAGGAAATATAGAGTTTAACGATGTAGGAGATAGAAGTTATGCTGACATGATATTCTACGGTGTTGTAGGTGGTAATTGGACGCCTGTAGCCTTATACAGAGTTCTAGAGAATAAATTCTACTGGCTTACAACAATAGAAGTTCCTAAACTATGATTTTTTCTCTCTATCAAGCACATGGTTAGGGGAGGATAATGAGAAGTTCTTCGGAAGTTCATCTGAAGACCGTGAATATTACTAAGAAGTTTGGCGGTTTAATAGCTGTTAATAAGGTCAGCATAGAGGTTTTGAAAAGCTCTATAACTCTTCTGATAGGTCCTAACGGTTGTGGAAAGACAACTCTCGTGAATACTATAACAGGTGTATACAAGCCAGATGGAGGAAGAGTTTACTTTAACGGCGAAGATATAACAGGATTACCTCCAGACCAGATCTATAAGAAAGGACTTGTGAGAACATTTCAAATACCTTCTCCATTCACCAAGCTCAGTGTTCTCGATAATCTTCTGGTAGCAGCTAGAGGCAACCCCGGAGAGAGGTTTAGATATCATTTGTTTAAGAAAACATGGCTGGAGTATGAGGTGAGAGCGGTTGAGAAAGCATTTGAGATAATGAGAATACTTAACATAGAGAGATACTGGGATAGAGAGGTTTCAGAATTAGATGCGGGAGCTCTCAAGCTGATAGAGATCGGGAGAGCTCTTATGTCGGATGCCAGCATGATAATACTAGATGAACCTATAGCAGGTGTCAATCCTAGACTTGCTCATGATATATTCTCTCACATAGTAAATGTGAGAAACAAGCTCGGCATAACATTTCTAATCATAGAACACAGACTTGATATAGCTCTTAAATACGTAGATCATGTCTATGTAATGAATCAAGGCATGATAATATCCTCAGGAACACCCTCAGACATCGTGAGAGATGAGAAGGTTAGAACTGTATATCTAGGGGTGAGTAGCAGTGCTGGTAGTTAGAAATCTGAACTCGGGTTATGGAAAGATCCATGTTCTATATGATATCTCACTAGAATGCAGAGATAGAGAGATTCTAGCAGTGCTAGGTCCTAATGGAGCTGGCAAGACCACTCTTCTAAACAGCATCTACGGTCTAGCAGATGTATATTCTGGAGTTATAGAGTTAGACGGCGAGAATATAACAGGAGTACCACCTCATAAGAGAGTTAGAAGAGGAATCTCATATGTCTTCCAAATGTTCAATGTATTTCCAAATCTCACAGTATCTGAGAATCTAAGACTTGTAGCAAGATTCGCAGGGTTAAGCAGAGATGAGATAGAAAAACGTTTGAGCGAAGTATACGAGTTATTCCCCGTATTAAAAGAGAGAGAGAAACAGATGGCAGGTACATTAAGTGGTGGAGAGAGACAGATGCTAGCTCTTAGCATGGGGCTTATGAGAAGACCTAAGATTCTTCTGCTAGACGAGCCTACGGCAGGACTTGCTGTCAAATATGTTGACATGCTTATGCACAGGATTAACGTTCTAAGAAAGAATATGAAGATCTCCGTGGTATTAGTAGAGCAGAATGTACATAAAGCACTTGAAATAGCAGACAGAGTTGTTGTTCTGGTGAGCGG
It includes:
- a CDS encoding ABC transporter ATP-binding protein, translated to MRSSSEVHLKTVNITKKFGGLIAVNKVSIEVLKSSITLLIGPNGCGKTTLVNTITGVYKPDGGRVYFNGEDITGLPPDQIYKKGLVRTFQIPSPFTKLSVLDNLLVAARGNPGERFRYHLFKKTWLEYEVRAVEKAFEIMRILNIERYWDREVSELDAGALKLIEIGRALMSDASMIILDEPIAGVNPRLAHDIFSHIVNVRNKLGITFLIIEHRLDIALKYVDHVYVMNQGMIISSGTPSDIVRDEKVRTVYLGVSSSAGS
- a CDS encoding ABC transporter ATP-binding protein; translation: MLVVRNLNSGYGKIHVLYDISLECRDREILAVLGPNGAGKTTLLNSIYGLADVYSGVIELDGENITGVPPHKRVRRGISYVFQMFNVFPNLTVSENLRLVARFAGLSRDEIEKRLSEVYELFPVLKEREKQMAGTLSGGERQMLALSMGLMRRPKILLLDEPTAGLAVKYVDMLMHRINVLRKNMKISVVLVEQNVHKALEIADRVVVLVSGRIIYEGTPSDLYSKHDILEMYLGVGERA
- a CDS encoding ABC transporter substrate-binding protein, whose amino-acid sequence is MTRFFKALTLPTSVWAVLIVVFLVIGFLVGYFIPRPTAPGAPAVSGLPKEIPIGVLVALSGAYGSYGVREEAAAKLAEKDINDFVSRLGLDVRFVFYYEDYATKPDVALQKAQALAARGVKVIVGGLISGATKAIASYAEANKIVVITGSSTAARKDVAPPAGFVFRVLPSVEAEGVATANLILSLGIRNVMIISPEESYSLSFRDAFVNASRSMGLNVVADLTFPTDTKDFNPLIDSMERAAAPYLDRKEMIAVVANTWEDHATVLLTQANARNSPLLKLLWFASDTLPLSTVVIEQVGPIAERVKLIGGLFTGAASKTADHVRSYMLSTLGQEPTVYAYATYDAAWIAALAVLLAGRYDGDAIRTAVPLAAKIYWGATGNIEFNDVGDRSYADMIFYGVVGGNWTPVALYRVLENKFYWLTTIEVPKL